The Tachysurus fulvidraco isolate hzauxx_2018 chromosome 19, HZAU_PFXX_2.0, whole genome shotgun sequence genomic sequence cttttgtatttttacatcaattttcctttgtttattcactttacatttctcttttctttccctatttctccttctctttgtattatcggtgtccgtctgtctactgacggataagttaataatatactttatatttattattatttatttgctgagaaccagtattaaGAGAACCAGTATCGGGTATGTagagtcctgtaactccatcccgTACATGCCggtgtctgataacatctcGTGCATGCTGCTGGCTCACAAcagtctgtatgagtgtgtctgtgtgtgtgtgtctctgtgtgagtgtgtctctgtgtctgtctgagtgtttgtgtgtgtgtttgtgtgaatgtggctgtgtgtgtgtctctgtgtgtgtctctgtgtgagtgtgtctctgtctgtgtctgcatctgtaagagtgtgtctgtgtgtgtgtgtgtgtgtctgtgtgtgttagtgtctctgtgtgtgtctgtgtctgtatgagtgtgtctatgtgtgtgtttgtgtgaatgtgactgtgagtgtgtgtgtgagagtgtgtctatgtgtgtgtctgtgtctgtatgagtgtctgtgtgtgtttgtctctgtgtgtgtctgtgtctgtatgagtgtgtctatgtgtgtgtttgtgtgaatgtggctgtgtgtgtgtgtgtgtgtctgtatgagtgtctgtgtgtgtttgtgtgagtgtgtctctgtgtgtgtctgtatgagtgtgtctatgtgtgtgtttgtgtgaatgtggctgtgtgtgtgtgtctctgtgtgagtgtgtctaagtgtgtgtctgtgtctgtatgagtgtgtctatgtgtgtgtttgtgtgaatgtggctgtgtgtgtgtgtctctgtgtgagtgtgtctaagtgtgtgtctgtgtctgtatgagtgtgtctatgtgtgtgtttgtgtgaatgttgctgtgtgtgtgtgtgtgagagagtgtgtctctgtgtgtgtctgtgtctgtatgagtgtctgtgtgtgtttgtgtgaatgtggctgtgtgtgtgtgtgtgtgtgtgttagtgtctctctgtgtgtctgtatgagtgtgtctgtgtgtgtgtgtgtgtctggtgtgtcagtgtattgtggCTTTTTCATCGGGACAGATATTAGCATTTAATTCCTTTCTGATTGATCTATTTTTCAAACTGAATGCAATACTATGGATATAAGACGATTAGACCGCGAGCCAGATGAGGTTTATGTTATCAAACCTGGTTGCTGAAGGACACCCAGGCCTGAATAATACAGAACTGTTTTCCATCCTTTTGATAAACATGTTCATGATATCTAGAGAAGCGCTTCctctggagttttttttttaaattggagGCCCTCCAGCTAATTGTAAAGTCAAGTTAAGGGGGCAGCCAAGACCTACAACCAGCGTCTGGCGGAGACAAACCCATTCCGAACAATTTGAGGTCTTCTACGTGGCCTTCCTGTCCTGCTGTTCCTTCTGCGGAATTCTATCATGGGATTTCTCTCTTTGTGCTAATGTTTTGTGTCTCCAAGTACATCGTTGTATACATTATCATGTAAGTCttgttttgatttataaatTATCGGTTCAATGGTGATTAATAAATTattgggggcagtggtggctcaactggttaaggctctgggttgttgatcggaggattcaAGGCCCCGTACAgccaagctgccgctgctgtgcccttgagcaaggccctcaaccctctctgctccaggggtgctgtatcatagctgcccctgcactctgaccccaacctcctcagttggggtatgtgaagaaatgaattccactgtgctgtaatgtatatgtggcgataataaaggcctCTATGCgccgttcttcttcttcttcttcttcttcttcttcttcttcttcttcttcttcttcatctctgTCCTGTCTTGTGATTGGTGCTAGTCCCTGATCGGTTTGAATACCGTGCTGACTACATAAATTCACCCAGTAAATGTAGCTTGGTTTTTCCCCAAGCAGACCATCTGCTGAGAGTGTGGGGTGCAGCATACAGGTTTAGAACTTACATTGTCACCAGGGCCaacttaaaaacaacaacaacctatAGAACGAATGGCCGGGTATCCAGTCTATCATCAACTGCAACATCATCAAACACTAACCAAATAATAACTCCAAACTAGCAGAGCAGCTCTTCAGGTTCTTTGCTCAACAAAGAACCAAACCACAAGAACCCAGCCAACAAAAACAGACTCTTTTATTTCAATGGAGACCCACAGCAGGAGATGAAAGATCAGCAGGCACAGAATTCTTTGACTAATACTGCAGGACTATGTAGCTTAGCTGGCAGATGTGTTCAAAGCCTATTGTccccaaatgttttaaacagccATTGTTGAACCAGTGCCTAAAGAAACAGCTGACAAAAGCGTCAGCGTCATTTGGCAAGTTGCCATCTCCAGAATGATCATGAAGTACTTTGAAAAACCGGCGTGGACACATATCGAAAGCACCGTGCCAAAAATTCCCATGACCAACACCAGTATGCATACCAGACCTACATAACAGATCTGCAGAGGACCCACCCGTCCTGTTCACTGACTATGGcacagcattcaacacaataaTCCCATGCAAGCTGATATCCAAGCTCCACGACTTGGGCCTTAGCCAGAGTCATTACCGCTGGATCCTGGACTATCTGTGTGACCACTCCCAGTCAGTCAGAATCATAGTGATCATCTATTCTGACCATTAATTCTGGTGACCCTCAGGTCAGTATGTTAAGCCTTAATTTGTTCTCCTCCTTCATCTTGTGtatgacacaaacacattttttaaaatatgcagACGTTATGGCTTTCAAGAGCAGCAAGGCCAAAGAGCTCATCACTGACTTGACAAAATGTGACACAACTCTTGCTATAATATGAATTTATGGTAGTGAGTGCACCAAGTTTTAAGTTCCTGCACCAAGTTTTAAGTTCCTGGGTGTCCAGATGTCAAAGAACTTCCGGAGGTCACTCAAAATAGTAAACCTCAGCAAGGATTGGTATAAAGGTGTCTTATCTACTTCTGACcttgtggtttgttttttgtttcagtacATCCATGCATATGTGTCTCCTGTGTTTTGTGTACTGTAGGTAATGTGACTTTCTGGGTTTTGGATTGTTTCTATATTCCCAATTATGGTTATGGATTATCGCTGCCTGTTTTTACCTGCCTGTGCCATGACCTATGCTGCAGTCTCTGGTGAAGATGTATATaatttaggggctttttacacctggtcacttcttgcgttttctgtgatctgatatCTATccaatggtaaaaagaccaggtctaaatgccctccgaaacgttttggagacggatataaatccgatggtacaaaccccttcaggaggtggtctgggacgcgtttcagataaaactggacaggtgtaaatgaatgtggttgttcaagccacatacgtcagcgctaaactcctcccaaacggaagtacctcactcgcaggtgactcacgagtcgtgcatcgtgccagaaacaaatatgttttcccaccagcgctgctccgatctttcacccaggcgtcccgttgggtcttaaaatgcagcaaacagtaaatgctgttgtTTGTAGCAactgcatacaccaaagtgtgttccatttcaactaccccagaaatgaggtaaaatatattagcatttcgGGCGGGactagaaagatcggatcgatatccgattcgccgagacgcgcttaatgtaaatgggacagttttaacaaatcagatagctatcggatcagagacaacacacgaagtgaccgggtgtaaaaaggcccttacaCACTTGTGTCCTGCTTCATCCATGCTCAAATGTTCAATtcagttaaattttatttctgtagcgcttttaacaatggacgttgtctcaaagcagctttacagaactttacagaaatattgcaaaaagtaCCAAAAGgttaacattatacaaagatttatacaaagattcaagattaatattagacttctatttaaatgtgtttgtatgtgtccccaatgaacaagtctgaggtgtctgaggtgattgtggtgaggaaaaactcccttagatggaagaagaagaaaccttgaaaggaaacagactcaaaagtgaacctcatcctcagatAATGTCAGAtgcagtctgacaattgtgtattaattAGGAGGTTGATGTCCTATGTTACAATATGCCTGACAGTAAATCTTTTCAAAGGACGTTTGTAGCCTCATGAGCTCATGTGCAGCTATAAATATACAtctaaaatgtttaaacattaaattaaagcaCTAATCTataagttttatatataaagacacCGGAAATAAGGATTCccgattatttaaaaatattctctATATAATTGTCATTTCACtctgtactgtgtcagctatatatggttaaaacagtgataaaatcttcttgacttgacttatacAGTTTTTGtacttattaataaaaaatattatctaTCAGTATAACAGCTGATTGATGTTGAAACACCGTATTGATGATTCACTGATAAATgtgcaatgaaataaaaaaaaaaacagtgattttttttatatatttttttttattttaccagaTCAATATGCACCAAGacattaaagaataaaattttTTTGACTAGTTTTGTCTACAATATTGTCAAACCCAAATAGACTTCATTTGATTGGTTAATACAGTTGTGATAAAATTCTAATCAAATATAACATTATCCCCAAGAGCCCCAGCCattcacaataaaaaaagaaataatgcaaATAAGTAAAAAGATATTGACCATTTCCTTTATGGTTTAAATTGCTGACACAAACTAACCTACTGAATCCACCAATTTAGTGACTGTCCATTAACTAAATTATGACTATAGATCTTATAACTATATAATTAAAAGACATACTAACTAGAAACCGGCTGATTACATTTGTTGACCAATTCATTCAATACTCAGTTCATTACCCTCAGATGCTGATGCAGACCAACAACTTTCCTGACAATGCTATTCCCCTTCTACCATTTATACTGTAATCTAAATCAACTTAAAGCACAGTAAATTCACAGTGAAGTCACTTCAGAAGCAGAAATGACCTCTAAATCTCTTTTGTGTACAAGTACAAGATCCCCAGGATATAACATGATCCCACAATGTTTTACAAAAGCATTTCTTCCAGTCCATCACAAGCTGGCTAGTCCTAAATTTATATAACTACAGCAGTGAGACGCCGGAAGCAGATCATCAGATCTCTGGGAACCGGAGGTTTGATTTCGTTCCCGTCAAGGCGGAGGTAGCGGAGTTGAGGGACTCTTTCATCAAAGTAGTCATCAAAAGTGTCAGCAGAAACTGGGCAGATGTCAGAGGAGTTCACACCTGCAGGGAATACGGATACATTATACGTGTTATACAACAgttttggtcagaaggtgttcggACAGTGTTATACTTTGGGATGAACTTTGGGTACTTGTTGACTTACTCTTAATTTTATTGTGGTCCAGGTGTAGATGCTGCAGGCCAGAAGAAATTAGTGGTACCTCTGTAAGTTGGTTATAAGAAAGCTGTAGGTCCAGGATGCTGGAAAGGTTGAAAACATTCTTTGGGATACCTCCATTAACTAGTTTGTTGCGATTAAGCCTTAGGAAGGCCATCTTGGGAAGTCCTTTGAAATATTCTGCAGGGATCTTCTGAATATTGTTGCCATCCAAGTAGAGTTGAATAGTGGAAGGGGGAAGACCTTTAGGCATGCTGTTCAGCTGGTTCTTGGCCAAGTTGATCTGAACCAAACCACTGAGGCCTTTAAGGTTGACCTCAGTAACAGCATCATCCTGTAGTTTGTTACCCTGCAGGTTGAGTAACATGAGATGTTTCTTCCCAGTAAAGACACCTGCTGGGATTTTTGAGATTCGGTTTTTGGAGAGATGTAGCTGCTCTATCTTTGGTGGAAGAGGAGAAGGTATGGAGGTGAGCAAGTTTTCTTCCATATAGAGATGCAGCAGATTGGGCAAGGCTTTAAGTGCATTTTCTTCCACACCCTCATTTGAGATCTTGTTATGATTAAGATTGATCCACTTCAGCTGCGTGGTGTTATGGAAGGCATCTGCTGAAAGTACATCGATGAGGTTGTTCTGTATGTACAGATACCAGGTGAACGGGGGGATCTTGGGGATTCTTTTCAGCCCCCTACTGTTGCAATAGACTGCATTGGGGAAGCTGGGAGGACAGTAGCACTCTTTGGGGCAGGCATGCAGTTGGGACAGTAAGTGTTCATATGACATTTCCTGAGAATCCACTGAGCCAGCTAGTAGCAGGATTGCAAAAGCGGTGAGGAACGACTTCATTTTGAACCTCAGCCTGTTCAAACAAAGACATACAACTCGTTTTAAAATATTAGTTAGGTATCTCAGGACAATTCTATTAAGCAACATCGACTGCTCTTGAACTCAATTGTGTGCTTCAAGGAAACCTGTTCAATATTTCTTGAATCAGGTGCTGCTGCTGTCCTAAAGGTTCATATCTACAGTACAAGATCCACCTGACCACATAGCATGTTTAGTTTCCCATGCCCATGTCTATAACTGTAACTGACAGACCACAGAGTACGCCATGAGCCAGGATGGctttgaaaaacaaacactggACAATATAgcagatgcttttctgttgcaCCAGCCAGGAGCCCTCAGGAGCTGCCTTTTAGTTCCTTTGAGTAAACTATTCTTCTTCGACCCGAAATGCAGATAtcatagggttagggttagggttaggggtgaGTTATTAGACTGCTTGACGCATGACAACAGAATTGGAAATAATTCTCTCAATTTTGCTTTGTATCTCCTAGCAGGCTTTCCACAAGAGAATAATACAAGCTCTTAGACTGATTCTTCAATCTAATTGTAAATCGAATGCAGTATAGGTACTGCAGCACAGTACGTACCATCAAATGTATTGAATACGTCGAGCAGCTACAAAGAAAATCTACAGTACATATGAAGCTTTTGTGTGAAGTTTTCTTCAGTTTTATGATTAAAGCCATTCCTGTGGAGTAAGGCCAGACGGTTCTTATCAACAGAGGATGAAGTCATGAGTCATGGATTGTCCAGTCTAAGCAAGTGTCATCGCTGAGTGGTTTGTTGGGATGGGACCAGAAGTTACATGTGCACATCTATTACTGTTTCAGtcaaatgcatttttatatcAAACAAAGTGGTGCTATCGGTCATTGTTTAACATCTTTGATCAGTTTTACTCTAACTGCACTCATGTGATAAGCATTATATATGCACTCATCTGGATATGGTTTAAATTCTTGGATTCCGTTGTCTACTTTCCATATGAGAGCCCATCCTCTAAGGTTCAggcttttttttggtttttttttttagctaagcAAGATCAAGGAGAGTATCTGGACACCAGGTAATAATGTCTGACTGAGCCA encodes the following:
- the kera gene encoding keratocan; this encodes MKSFLTAFAILLLAGSVDSQEMSYEHLLSQLHACPKECYCPPSFPNAVYCNSRGLKRIPKIPPFTWYLYIQNNLIDVLSADAFHNTTQLKWINLNHNKISNEGVEENALKALPNLLHLYMEENLLTSIPSPLPPKIEQLHLSKNRISKIPAGVFTGKKHLMLLNLQGNKLQDDAVTEVNLKGLSGLVQINLAKNQLNSMPKGLPPSTIQLYLDGNNIQKIPAEYFKGLPKMAFLRLNRNKLVNGGIPKNVFNLSSILDLQLSYNQLTEVPLISSGLQHLHLDHNKIKSVNSSDICPVSADTFDDYFDERVPQLRYLRLDGNEIKPPVPRDLMICFRRLTAVVI